CGCCGGTTTTGTAGCGCGCGACGAATTCGACGATCGCGTGCGTCTCGTCCGTCTGTTCGTGGCGTTTGACGGCGAGACCGAGCCAGCGCGGCGCATCGGGTGCGGCGGGGTCGACCTCGAGGTCGGCGGGACAGGTTTGCGGCGCCCACGTCGCACGCAGGTACGCCACGTCGCCGAGCACATACGCCGTGTAGCGCGAGCGCATGAGTTCGAGCGCGCTGGCGGGCACGGCGTGATCGTCGATAAAGCGGCCGCAACATGCCGCATAGCGCGGCGGTTTCCCG
The Paraburkholderia acidisoli genome window above contains:
- a CDS encoding YchJ family protein, whose product is MNADTPRAARPADCPCGGAAPNLKANGKPPRYAACCGRFIDDHAVPASALELMRSRYTAYVLGDVAYLRATWAPQTCPADLEVDPAAPDAPRWLGLAVKRHEQTDETHAIVEFVARYKTGGRAFRLHETSRFTRESDGRWRYVEGDVDSR